Proteins encoded together in one Chaetodon auriga isolate fChaAug3 chromosome 20, fChaAug3.hap1, whole genome shotgun sequence window:
- the LOC143338636 gene encoding uncharacterized protein LOC143338636, giving the protein MVKTAKMELLRALISECLSAAAQEILKVVERTIMEYEEEMSCSKWVVDSHRRLLDVAKSHSEDSSQMSTTDVKLQPGQQQPAGSVNISVCWEPENTISEQTQYCPNMNNTHPGSSSASENDESDQDILVDIEEDDVKQECDVNIPLNFLKVKKPFKCPVCLSGFSSKKTMVRHIKKHPENKSSLYQCQFCDRHFCHKSEFIIHTRAHKGTKPYKCQDCDKSFDQRDRLLVHKQKHTEKKAYQCFSEKVDAEIHLRSVTPAGRIEEELDFRQDESGIKTFPLTITPYDKSEFDQESLQPLCLYQIQTVADIDKEASAALTVDHIKTEPIAADGGLLDSTADDQPLLSVIPGEQSKSETEPKHLNIKNILPRRPSGKSTELVVQFEAGTAQKPYKCPCCTKCFSLTKTLIRHIKIHTEDKPYQCQFCGRNFCQKSDLVNHTRIHTGERPFQCQECHKSFAQKGNLVVHMRKHTGEKRYQCQECSCIFGEKSTLECHMQSHT; this is encoded by the exons ATGGTGAAGACAGCAAAGATGGAGCTGCTGAGAGCACTCATCAGTGAGTGTTTGTCCGCAGCCGCCCAGGAGATCCTCAAGGTTGTAGAAAGAACCATTATGGAGTACGAAGAGGAAATGTCCTGTTCAAAGTGGGTGGTGGACAGCCACCGCAGACTGCTGGATGTCGCAAAGTCGCATAGTGAAG ACTCTTCCCAGATGTCTACCACAGATGTGAAATTGCAGCCTGGtcaacagcagcctgctggtAGTGTGAACATCAGTGTGTGCTGGGAACCAGAAAACACCATATCAGAGCAAACACAGTACTGTCCCAACATGAACAACACTCATCCAGGCTCCTCTTCTGccagtgaaaatgatgaaagtgaCCAGGACATACTGGTTGATATTGAAGAGGATGATGTGAAGCAGGAGTGTGACGTGAACATCCCTTTGAATTTTCTCAAAGTGAAGAAACCGTTCAAATGTCCCGTTTGCTTGAGTGGTTTTTCTTCCAAAAAGACGATGGTGCGACACATCAAAAAGCATCCGGAGAACAAATCCTCATTGTACCAGTGCCAGTTCTGTGACCGCCACTTCTGCCACAAGTCAGAATTCATCATTCACACCAGGGCACACAAAGGCACCAAACCATACAAGTGCCAAGACTGTGACAAAAGCTTTGACCAGAGGGACAGATTGCTTGTTCACAAGCAAAAGCACACTGAGAAGAAAGCATATCAGTGTTTTAGTGAAAAGGTGGATGCAGAAATCCATCTCAGATCAGTGACACCTGCTGGTAGGATTGAAGAAGAGCTAGACTTCAGACAGGATGAATCCGGCATTAAGACATTTCCACTTACTATCACTCCCTATGATAAAAGTGAGTTTGATCAGGAgtctctgcagccactgtgtcTTTACCAGATCCAGACCGTTGCTGATATAGATAAAGAGGCCTCAGCTGCCTTAACAGTTGATCACATCAAAACTGAGCCAATTGCAGCTGATGGTGGACTGTTGGACAGCACCGCAGATGATCAGCCACTCCTTTCAGTGATTCCAGGTGAACAGAGTAAAAGTGAGACAGAGCCCAAACATCTCAATATAAAAAATATCCTGCCAAGAAGACCTTCAGGAAAATCAACCGAGCTCGTTGTTCAGTTTGAAGCAGGAACAGCACAGAAACCCTACAAGTGTCCTTGTTGCACCAAATGTTTCTCCCTGACTAAAACTTTAATTAGACACATAAAGATCCATACAGAGGACAAACCATATCAGTGCCAATTTTGTGGGAGGAACTTCTGTCAGAAGTCAGACCTGGTGAATCATACAAGGATACATACAGGAGAGAGACCATTTCAGTGCCAAGAATGTCACAAATCCTTTGCCCAGAAAGGCAACTTGGTGGTTCACATGAGGAAGCATACAGGAGAGAAACGGTATCAGTGCCAAGAGTGCAGCTGTATCTTTGGAGAGAAGTCAACTTTAGAATGTCACATGCAGAGCCACACATAG